In the Persephonella hydrogeniphila genome, one interval contains:
- a CDS encoding glycine--tRNA ligase subunit alpha: MAVEDKILTFQDIIHTLEKFWTEKGCILWQPYDIEVGAGTMNPATFLRSLGPEDWNVCYVEPSRRPKDGRYGENPNRLQHYYQFQVILKPAPENPQELYLQSLESLGIDPRKHDIRFVEDDWESPTLGAWGLGWEVWLDGMEITQFTYFQQVGSLDLPSISVEITYGLERLAMYLQNVDSVYDIVWAPGLTYGDIYKESERQWSIYNFELADVEMLFKTFDMYEKEGMRLVENGLPIPAYDYALKCSHIFNLLDARGALSVNERARFIGRVRNLSRECAKAFLKHREELGFPLLKREVRENK, translated from the coding sequence ATGGCTGTAGAAGATAAAATCCTAACATTCCAGGATATAATACACACCCTGGAAAAATTCTGGACAGAAAAGGGGTGTATTCTCTGGCAGCCTTACGATATAGAAGTAGGCGCAGGAACCATGAACCCTGCCACCTTTCTCAGGTCGCTGGGACCTGAAGACTGGAATGTATGTTACGTTGAGCCTTCCAGAAGACCAAAAGACGGAAGATACGGGGAAAATCCAAACAGACTACAGCATTATTATCAGTTTCAGGTGATTTTAAAGCCAGCACCGGAGAATCCACAGGAACTGTACTTGCAGAGTCTTGAATCCTTAGGTATCGATCCAAGAAAACACGATATTAGATTTGTTGAAGATGACTGGGAAAGTCCTACTCTGGGAGCCTGGGGTCTTGGATGGGAGGTATGGCTTGATGGAATGGAAATAACACAGTTTACATACTTTCAGCAGGTAGGAAGTTTAGACCTTCCGTCTATAAGCGTAGAAATTACATACGGACTTGAGAGACTTGCTATGTACCTGCAGAATGTAGATAGTGTTTACGATATCGTATGGGCTCCCGGACTTACTTACGGTGATATTTATAAAGAATCAGAGAGACAGTGGTCTATATACAATTTTGAGCTTGCCGATGTGGAGATGCTTTTTAAAACATTTGATATGTATGAAAAGGAAGGAATGAGACTTGTAGAAAATGGTCTTCCTATCCCTGCATACGATTACGCTCTGAAATGCTCCCATATATTCAATCTACTTGATGCAAGGGGAGCACTCTCTGTAAATGAGAGGGCAAGATTTATCGGAAGGGTTAGGAATTTATCAAGGGAATGTGCAAAAGCTTTCTTAAAACATAGAGAGGAGTTAGGATTTCCTCTTTTAAAAAGAGAGGTAAGGGAGAATAAATGA